In Malus sylvestris chromosome 16, drMalSylv7.2, whole genome shotgun sequence, the following are encoded in one genomic region:
- the LOC126606462 gene encoding auxin-responsive protein IAA13-like codes for MEGTLGLLGGGGGSSGVSSNESTMSKAEVVAVEQDYVGMSSEATSYPAEAELELGLSLGGGGGGKLGKPCAWGERGRILTAKDFPSTVVSHGGSSAASRFSHRPNASAAVAVSGTKRAADSVPQEGGSPTAVSQVVGWPPISAARMNSLVNQAKTARAEDDKAVGDKSKDTSKKKINMGSKTTAKEKGHLGFVKVNMEGIPIGRKVDLNAHSCYETLAQTLEEMFISPTPIIGGDMEQAKKPSKLLDESSEFVLTYEDKEGDWMLVGDVPWGMFLSSVKRLRIMRTSEANGLAPRFHERSERQRNKPI; via the exons ATGGAAGGCACACTTGGGTTGCTTGGTGGTGGAGGTGGGTCTTCTGGGGTCTCATCAAACGAGTCGACAATGTCAAAGGCGGAGGTGGTGGCGGTGGAGCAAGACTATGTGGGGATGTCCTCTGAGGCAACCTCTTACCCGGCTGAGGCAGAGCTTGAGCTGGGCCTCAgccttggtggtggtggtggagggaAGCTCGGCAAGCCGTGTGCATGGGGTGAGCGTGGTAGAATCTTGACTGCCAAGGACTTCCCTTCTACGGTGGTTTCTCACGGAGGCTCTTCAGCTGCGTCTAGGTTCTCTCACAGACCCAATGCATCTGCTGCTGTTGCTGTTTCTGGGACTAAGAGAGCAGCTGACTCTGTTCCCCAAGAGGGTGGCTCTCCCACTGCTGTAAG TCAGGTTGTGGGATGGCCACCTATAAGTGCTGCAAGGATGAACAGCTTGGTTAACCAAGCAAAGACTGCAAGGGCTGAAGATGACAAGGCAGTCGGGGACAAATCTAAGGACACATCGAAGAAGAAGATCAACATGGGTAGTAAGACAACTGCGAAAGAGAAAGGGCATCTTGGATTTGTTAAGGTGAACATGGAAGGAATTCCTATTGGGAGGAAAGTGGATTTGAATGCTCACTCTTGCTACGAGACTTTGGCTCAAACACTCGAGGAAATGTTTATCAGCCCCACTCCAATTATTG GTGGAGACATGGAACAAGCGAAAAAACCCTCAAAGCTTCTGGATGAATCCTCTGAATTTGTGCTCACATATGAAGATAAAGAGGGAGATTGGATGCTTGTTGGAGATGTTCCTTGGGG AATGTTCCTCAGCTCAGTGAAAAGGCTTCGTATCATGAGGACATCTGAGGCTAATGGTCTTG CTCCAAGATTTCACGAAAGGAGCGAGAGACAAAGAAACAAACCCATCTAG